One stretch of Numenius arquata chromosome 8, bNumArq3.hap1.1, whole genome shotgun sequence DNA includes these proteins:
- the CTRL gene encoding chymotrypsin-like protease CTRL-1: MAFLWAVVCLALASTVSGCGVPAITPLVQYSEKIINGHNAVPGSWPWQVSLQTRSGIHFCGGSLISEEWVVTAAHCEFNPYAHVVVLGEYDLTSNSESLQVKTVSRAVTNPYWNPNTLNNDITLLKLSSPARLGSRVSPVCLAPANLALPTNLRCVTTGWGRISTASQAMAPRLQQVALPLISSSQCMQYWGNRITSSMLCAGGVGASSCQGDSGGPLVYQNGNVWTLIGIVSWGNSNCNVRTPAIYTRVSQFRNWIEYVISQG, from the exons ATGGCGTTCCTGTGGGCAGTGGTCTGCCTGGCCCTTGCCAGCACCGTCTCAG GCTGTGGGGTGCCCGCCATCACCCCCCTGGTGCAATACAGCGAGAAGATCATCAACGGGCATAATGCGGTGCCCGGCTCGTGGCCCtggcaggtgtccctgcag aCTCGCTCGGGAATCCACTTCTGTGGTGGCTCCTTGATCAGCGAGGAATGGGTCGTCACGGCCGCCCACTGCGAATTCAA CCCATACGCCCACGTCGTCGTCCTCGGGGAATATGACCTCACCTCCAACTCGGAGTCCCTCCAAGTGAAGACCGTGTCCAGG gcCGTCACCAACCCCTACTGGAACCCCAACACCCTCAACAATGACATCACCCTGCTGAAGCTCTCCTCGCCCGCCCGGCTGGGATCCCGCGTGTCCCCTGTCTGCCTGGCACCCGCCAACCTGGCTCTGCCCACCAACCTCCGGTGTGTCACCACCGGCTGGGGACGCATCAGCACCGCCT CCCAAGCCATGGCCCCACGCCTGCAGCAGGTAGCCCTGCCCCTGATCTCCTCGAGCCAGTGCATGCAGTACTGGGGCAACCGGATCACCAGCTCCATGCTCTGTGCCGGTGGCGTCGGTGCCTCCTCCTGCCAG GGTGACTCTGGTGGACCTCTGGTCTACCAGAACGGGAACGTCTGGACCTTGATTGGCATCGTCTCCTGGGGAAACAGCAACTGCAACGTCCGCACGCCCGCCATCTATACCCGTGTCAGCCAGTTCCGAAACTGGATCGAATACGTCATTTCTCAGGGTTAG